TGTGAAAAAAATGGATTTGAACAAAATTTTTTAGCAAAAAAAGCATAGCAACCAGAAAAATCTTTCCAGCAATCAACAAAAATATCCCCGTGTGCTTCCAGTTTACAACATTTTGACTACCACACTGCCCACAGTAGTAATAATAGCCTTTGATACGGCCACCGCATTCAGGACAATTTTTATGATTAATGAATAAGTTACTCAACGTCTCTTCTCCAAAATTCTTATTATCAAGTTGTAAGTGAAGATAGCACACATTTATAAAAAATGTCTTTTTTAAAACATCAAAAGATGTTATAAAAAAGACATTCGCTACTTTAGGATAACTTTTAAGATGAATTTAAATCTCCTTGATGAAGAATCAATCCAACCTTCTGAACCCACGCCATGTGATTTTTTCAAAGGTGAAAATGCTATCAAAAAAGCTAAACAGTTAGGATTACCTGATCTCGAGTTAGTCAGAAACGCAATTATGATCGGTGATGCTGACTATAGAACAAATACTCACTATAACCGTGCACGCTTTATTGCACGATGGGGAAAAATTGGAGAACAGATTGCTTTACTGCTTCGACAATCTGATCCTGCTTGGATATTCCACAATGACAGCCAGCCAAGAATTGAGAATACAGTAAAGAAAATACAAATTATCTTTATGAGCGGGAATATTGCATTGGGGTTAGCTGATCAAGTTGTATCAGCACACTGTGAAAAAGGATTAATGACATTAAATAATATTAAGGAGAATCAGTCTGCTTATGATGATGAGACAAAATTGAGAACATGGATTTTATACTTTCCTTCAGCATCACATCCAGCCTATAAAGACATTGATATCCCAAATATTCCTTTTGAATTTGCATACCCAACTAGCTTCGTACAGGACTTAAAAGCGAAAAAAATTTCAATTTTACCAAGTGACCATACTTGCAGAATTGCATTTGAAATAGATAATACAGTTCCTGTAAAAACTGATCCTAAGCCAGTATTGGAACCATCTAATGAAATTAAACCAGATGATTTTGATATTCAGCTTGTAGTTTAATCTGAGGTTAATGTGTTTAATAAAGATCGTTTACGTATTGCTAAAGAATTACGAGGACTTAGCAATACCGATTTCGCAGAAAAATTGAGTTGCTCTATCTCTAAGGTAAAGCAACTTTTAGACGTGGATAAAGAAATCAATGAAAATGATCAAGATGATATATGCCGTGTATTAAATTTACCCAAGTCATTCTTTGCAGGTAATGACACACAACCACATGAAACAGACCAAATCTTCTATAGATCGGTTGCTCGTATTAAAGCACAGCATAGAAAAGCTAATGAGGCATATACTCTTTTAGCAATAAATATTAACAAGTACTTAAATCAGAAAGTAAAGTTACCTACTTTTCACCGTCCTGATTTAGATATTACTGAGTTTTTGGGTGAATCTAAGTATGCCGATCACCTAGCGTCAGAGTTGAGAGGTTTATGGGCTTTAGGTAATCAACCTATTAATAACATTGTTTCGTTGTGTGAGCTAAAGGGAATCCGTGTCTTTAGATTACCGACTGAAATTCGAGAAATTGATGCACTATCTTTTTTTGATGATGAAAGTGGTAGCCCTTTCATATTTCTAAATACATTTAAGTCTGCCGAAAGAGCCCGCTTCGATTGTGCACACGAACTTGGTCATATCGTTATGCATACGCATAACAAAAAAATTCGTGTCGAGAAAGATAATCGTGTTCTCGAAACTGAAGCGGATCAATTTTCATCTGAATTTTTAATGCCAACAGATGCATTTCTTTCTACTGCTCCACGCTATTTTTCACTAGAAAATATGATTGAGTATAAAAAGATTTGGCGAACATCCCTGAAGGCTATTAACTATAAAGCTCACAAGCTGGGATTAGTTAGTGATTGGGTTAATCGTAGTAACTCTATAAAGATCAATTCGTTGGGCTACAACATTAATGAACCTGAAGAAACTCATCGAGATGAGAGTTTGATGTTGCCCAAAATTATCTCTGTTTTAGCCTCACAACCATCTTTTGATAAAAATAAAATGCTTGATGAAATTGGAATCTCTGAAGAAGATTTTAATCAATTAACATTTGATGCTTTAGTTAAAGTTGAGCCCCCGAAGAAAAAACATAAGTTATATATTGTCGAGTAATACAAACCTTCCTTAAAAATAATGCGCCTTACGGCGCACTATTTATGCAAAATCCTGATTAATTTTTTTATGACTTCACGCCCAACGTAGTTTTGCATCCCATAAGTCATACTTTAACTGAAAATGTAACTTGCCCCATCATGACTTTTTTCATATAGCCTACTTGAACTGACACCATAAATCCCATGTGTTCCATAAAGCATCGTATACAATTTCAGATAAATTCTTTAGTTATGTGATCAGGCTATGTGCTCAAATTACCTATTTCCAAATAAAAGAAATTTGACACTCTTAGGTGTCGATACAAGCCAGTTTGATCTTGAGCTTAAGGATCATGTATTCCCTTCCTATCATGCTCCAATCATTCTGAACGGCTCAGATCACTTAGAGCTTGATATTGCAAAGTTTGGATTACTACCGAGCTGGGCGAAAGAATTGAAGTTCAGCAGTCATACTTATAACGCCAGAACTGAGTCTGTAGCAGATAAGCCTAGCTTTCGACATGCTTGGAAGTACAGCAAGTTCTGCCTAGTCCCAGTACAAGAATTTTATGAGCCGAAATACATCAATGACAAGCCACACTGGTACACCATCAAGCGTAAAGATGATCAGCCTTTTACTGTTGCAGGGATCTATGATGATGCAGTGATTAATGGCAATAAGGTACGTTCCTTTTCAATGTTGACCATCAATTCGGACCATCACCCTTTTATGAAACAATTCCATGCACCGAAGGATGAGAAGCGATCCATCATCGTTATTCCAGAACAGTACAGAAAAGACTGGCTAACAGCCGATCATGAACATGCGCATGAATATTTCTTTCAAATGCCCGATGAATTCGTCACATTTCCACGCGATGAGCAGAAACAAAACGTCTTATTCTGACGCATCCTTGTTTATCCACAACTTTTTAAATTTGAATTTTAAACGCTGTTAGTAATATCCTATTTAAACAAATTCTACTTCCAAACACGCCTCGTAGCGTAGGAGTATCTCATGTCTAAGAAGTTGCCTATTTACTTCTCTGACGACGCATGGTCATCTTTACAAGAGCTCATGGGTCCAGAGGGTAAACCAAGTCCTACCATCAACACCGTGCTTGAACAAATCGCTGTTCAAAATGAGCTTGTTGAAAAATTAGGGCTTACTGCTGTCCTACCCAAATCCAAAGTATCTATTCCCGTCTCTTTAGAGCGTATTCCTGCAGGTCCGGCCTTCAGCACCAAGGATGAGCAAGACAAAGCACTCGATCTGAATGAGTTCCTGATTCACAACCCTATTTCTACTTTTATTGCCTATGTAGACAGTGAATCCATGCTCGATGCTGGCCTAGAGATTAATGATCCAATCATTATTGATCGCAGTATTGAAGCCAAGCATTACGATATCGTGGTTGCCCTGATTGATGACAATGCCTCGACCATTAAGCGGCTGATGATCACCAATAAGATGTCCAAGTCTGAAATCAAAGAAATATTTGGAGATGAAGATTATCCGCTTCCAGAACTTTGGTTGAAGGCTGAAAATTCGAATTACAATCACATCATTCCTGATGATAGTCAGACCATATCAATCTGGGGTGTGGTGACTTTTAATTTAAAGCGTATTTATCACCGCTCATAAAAAGAAGAATAACCATGCAAAGTGAAAATGA
This genomic interval from Acinetobacter sp. WCHAc010034 contains the following:
- a CDS encoding ImmA/IrrE family metallo-endopeptidase is translated as MFNKDRLRIAKELRGLSNTDFAEKLSCSISKVKQLLDVDKEINENDQDDICRVLNLPKSFFAGNDTQPHETDQIFYRSVARIKAQHRKANEAYTLLAININKYLNQKVKLPTFHRPDLDITEFLGESKYADHLASELRGLWALGNQPINNIVSLCELKGIRVFRLPTEIREIDALSFFDDESGSPFIFLNTFKSAERARFDCAHELGHIVMHTHNKKIRVEKDNRVLETEADQFSSEFLMPTDAFLSTAPRYFSLENMIEYKKIWRTSLKAINYKAHKLGLVSDWVNRSNSIKINSLGYNINEPEETHRDESLMLPKIISVLASQPSFDKNKMLDEIGISEEDFNQLTFDALVKVEPPKKKHKLYIVE
- a CDS encoding SOS response-associated peptidase, which translates into the protein MCSNYLFPNKRNLTLLGVDTSQFDLELKDHVFPSYHAPIILNGSDHLELDIAKFGLLPSWAKELKFSSHTYNARTESVADKPSFRHAWKYSKFCLVPVQEFYEPKYINDKPHWYTIKRKDDQPFTVAGIYDDAVINGNKVRSFSMLTINSDHHPFMKQFHAPKDEKRSIIVIPEQYRKDWLTADHEHAHEYFFQMPDEFVTFPRDEQKQNVLF
- a CDS encoding LexA family protein; protein product: MSKKLPIYFSDDAWSSLQELMGPEGKPSPTINTVLEQIAVQNELVEKLGLTAVLPKSKVSIPVSLERIPAGPAFSTKDEQDKALDLNEFLIHNPISTFIAYVDSESMLDAGLEINDPIIIDRSIEAKHYDIVVALIDDNASTIKRLMITNKMSKSEIKEIFGDEDYPLPELWLKAENSNYNHIIPDDSQTISIWGVVTFNLKRIYHRS